In Helianthus annuus cultivar XRQ/B chromosome 9, HanXRQr2.0-SUNRISE, whole genome shotgun sequence, the following are encoded in one genomic region:
- the LOC110876808 gene encoding uncharacterized protein LOC110876808, whose translation MDEVLVKEGISIKNKLRVKVGDGSGTRFWKDVWIGQSTLKGSYPAIYQLAKNKNGLVADCFLGRNNTQWAWDWLRNPASVSEWVQTGSLLTVLHQTQISDSKDQWNFENSEGVPFSVKDVRKQLVDQTTLQSFVQPFDWNNWAALKVNFLAWRALMGKVASKVGLIERGVSIPNNMCDRCGIGIEDVDHLFASCLFARSIWWNIFAWIRVPFPLAASSLAAIFEYIKHSPGSSKWRKTVLLVILATVWRIWMARNKENV comes from the coding sequence ATGGACGAGGTGTTAGTCAAAGAAGGAATCAGCATTAAAAACAAATTAAGAGTCAAGGTGGGAGACGGGTCGGGTACTCGGTTCTGGAAGGACGTCTGGATCGGTCAGTCCACTTTAAAAGGTAGTTACCCTGCTATATACCAGCTGGCAAAGAACAAGAACGGTCTGGTGGCGGACTGTTTTTTGGGCCGAAACAACACACAGTGGGCCTGGGATTGGTTGAGAAACCCTGCGTCGGTGTCCGAATGGGTACAAACGGGATCCCTCTTGACTGTTCTTCACCAGACTCAGATCTCCGATTCGAAGGACCAATGGAATTTCGAGAATTCTGAAGGTGTTCCGTTCTCGGTTAAGGATGTTAGAAAGCAACTTGTTGATCAGACAACGCTTCAAAGTTTTGTTCAGCCGTTCGATTGGAATAACTGGGCAGCTTTGAAGGTTAACTTCCTGGCTTGGCGCGCACTAATGGGCAAAGTGGCTTCTAAAGTTGGATTAATTGAAAGAGGAGTGAGCATTCCGAACAACATGTGCGATAGATGCGGGATCGGGATTGAGGATGTCGATCATCTTTTTGCTTCTTGCTTATTCGCCAGAAGTATTTGGTGGAATATTTTTGCGTGGATTAGAGTCCCGTTCCCGCTGGCGGCTTCTTCGCTCGCGGCTATCTTCGAGTATATCAAGCATAGTCCGGGTTCAAGTAAGTGGAGGAAAACGGTGCTCCTCGTTATTCTAGCTACTGTTTGGAGGATTTGGATGGCACGTAATAAAGAAAACGTTTGA